In one window of Candidatus Binatia bacterium DNA:
- a CDS encoding glycosyltransferase family 39 protein has product MSLRSPTPSNLSEEAHCREAATSANSLGQSAELSSWSQALQREAFLWKLLPSALILLLVAALYLLGLGRSALFDPDEGRHAEIAREALETGNWITPTLNYEPYHHKPMPFYWLVGAGLRAFPHDPEFGARLPSATAAILAVTATTGWATALLGPMVGLLSAIILGTAGGFFVAGRVVLVDMSFTWWVTASHLAVGWLALSRSARFWWLPWACVGVAVLLKGPAALVLLAGSMLTFSVATRGWGWLRKLRPVPGLAVALMVGGSWYALAAMNAPDYVRDFLWLHNVERFVSGAPGHPRNPFYYLYTLPAIFLPWSLWWPLALSPVLQKIREKDRVYLFCASWALVVVLFFSASSSKLPTYVLPAFPPLAILTAAGLATLLHSADSPAWASTWAKGVHYVLAGVALAVALMGWLLLRLFGEAELAEAVLMVSGSAALLSVVGWWLQPKPSTRFSVTFVTLACVASELVFSLFAAPHLQSRYSLRDAAQALAALPEIAELYSYRAGYHSLLFYSQRQIVTLEDIAAAARLLASDHPAALLTKRSHARDVLCATQAPLFQLWTGERNKILLANAAAAQKAGSGWSSPAACDGPAQGQGAID; this is encoded by the coding sequence ATGTCATTGCGATCACCTACTCCATCCAACCTCTCAGAAGAGGCGCATTGCCGCGAGGCTGCCACCTCGGCAAACAGTCTCGGGCAATCGGCGGAGCTGTCGTCATGGTCGCAAGCGCTGCAACGTGAGGCATTCCTGTGGAAACTCCTGCCTAGCGCTCTGATCCTGCTTCTCGTTGCGGCGCTTTACCTGCTCGGCCTGGGGCGTTCCGCTTTGTTCGATCCGGATGAAGGGCGCCACGCTGAAATAGCGCGCGAAGCGCTCGAAACCGGCAATTGGATTACGCCAACGCTGAACTACGAGCCATACCATCACAAGCCGATGCCGTTTTACTGGCTAGTGGGTGCTGGCCTTCGGGCCTTCCCTCACGACCCGGAATTTGGTGCCCGCCTGCCTTCAGCGACCGCCGCCATCCTTGCTGTAACTGCAACCACAGGGTGGGCTACCGCGCTTTTAGGACCAATGGTCGGACTCTTGTCGGCCATCATTCTAGGGACCGCTGGCGGCTTCTTTGTGGCTGGGCGGGTCGTGCTCGTTGACATGAGCTTTACCTGGTGGGTCACGGCGAGCCACCTGGCCGTCGGTTGGCTTGCTCTATCGCGTAGCGCCCGCTTCTGGTGGCTCCCTTGGGCGTGCGTTGGCGTAGCCGTGTTGCTGAAGGGACCGGCTGCGCTTGTCCTGCTCGCAGGCTCCATGCTGACCTTTAGTGTCGCCACGCGGGGCTGGGGGTGGTTACGCAAGCTTCGCCCAGTCCCCGGTCTTGCCGTTGCCCTCATGGTCGGGGGCAGTTGGTACGCCCTCGCCGCCATGAACGCGCCGGATTATGTCAGGGATTTTCTTTGGCTCCACAACGTGGAGCGATTTGTCTCTGGTGCACCGGGGCATCCACGCAATCCGTTCTACTATCTTTACACTTTGCCGGCGATTTTTTTGCCGTGGTCCTTATGGTGGCCACTGGCGCTATCGCCAGTGCTCCAAAAGATTCGCGAGAAAGACCGTGTGTACCTATTTTGCGCCAGTTGGGCACTGGTTGTCGTGCTCTTCTTCAGCGCTTCGAGCAGCAAACTGCCCACCTATGTTTTGCCGGCATTTCCGCCGCTCGCCATACTGACAGCCGCTGGTCTAGCCACTCTCCTCCACTCGGCGGATTCTCCGGCATGGGCATCAACTTGGGCGAAGGGTGTCCACTATGTCCTGGCCGGGGTGGCTCTGGCGGTAGCTCTGATGGGCTGGCTGCTTTTGCGTCTCTTTGGTGAGGCCGAACTTGCCGAGGCAGTGCTCATGGTCAGCGGGAGTGCGGCCCTGCTATCGGTGGTCGGGTGGTGGCTCCAGCCCAAACCTTCCACTCGCTTTTCCGTCACCTTCGTGACCCTCGCCTGTGTAGCCAGCGAACTGGTCTTTAGCCTTTTTGCCGCTCCCCACTTGCAGTCGCGCTATAGCCTCCGTGATGCGGCGCAAGCCTTGGCAGCTCTGCCGGAGATCGCCGAACTCTACAGCTATCGCGCCGGGTACCACTCCCTGTTGTTCTACTCGCAGCGGCAAATTGTCACCCTAGAGGACATCGCCGCGGCAGCCAGACTCCTCGCCAGCGACCACCCCGCTGCGCTGCTCACGAAGCGGAGCCACGCAAGAGACGTGTTGTGCGCGACACAAGCGCCGCTTTTCCAGTTGTGGACAGGCGAACGCAACAAGATTTTACTCGCCAACGCGGCAGCGGCACAGAAAGCAGGAAGCGGCTGGAGCTCGCCAGCCGCGTGTGACGGGCCCGCACAGGGGCAGGGGGCTATCGATTAA
- a CDS encoding SUF system Fe-S cluster assembly regulator: protein MVRISRLTDYAIVLLVRMGAEPQRLHRAGELSASTHLPLPTVSKLLRMLTRKGLLRSQRGVHGGYQLTSKPEDLHLAEVIGRLEGPLGLTVCTHEGPGRECRHQLLCPVQGHWQYINRAFVTALQNVTLADLVGGAAVPPTSGSGPNQVPEVPSTAPCRA from the coding sequence GTGGTTCGAATCAGCAGACTTACAGATTATGCAATTGTCCTTTTAGTGCGGATGGGTGCCGAGCCGCAGCGCCTGCACCGCGCCGGGGAGCTAAGTGCAAGCACGCACTTGCCGCTGCCAACCGTGTCCAAGCTTCTGCGGATGCTAACCCGCAAAGGACTTTTGCGGTCGCAGCGAGGAGTACACGGCGGTTACCAGCTCACCAGCAAACCGGAAGACCTGCACCTGGCAGAAGTCATTGGCCGGCTGGAAGGCCCACTGGGGCTCACGGTGTGTACCCACGAAGGGCCGGGTCGGGAGTGTCGACATCAACTGCTCTGCCCGGTGCAAGGGCACTGGCAATACATCAATCGCGCCTTTGTAACGGCGCTTCAAAATGTAACGTTAGCGGACTTGGTGGGTGGGGCGGCCGTTCCTCCGACAAGCGGGAGCGGTCCGAACCAGGTTCCGGAAGTACCCTCTACCGCACCGTGTCGCGCCTGA
- the sufB gene encoding Fe-S cluster assembly protein SufB, whose product MPTSTAKIEELVSREYQHGFYTPIEEETVPPGLNEDIIRLISSKKNEPSWLTEWRLKAYRHWLTMKEPTWQNVRYEPIDYNAIHYYSAPKMQKRPKSLDEVDPELLRTYEKLGIPLREQEMLAGVAVDAVFDSVSVATTFKEKLAEHGVIFCSFSEAVQNHPDLVRRYLGSVVPYNDNFFAALNSAVFSDGSFCYVPKGVRCPMELSTYFRINAAKTGQFERTLIIADEGAYVSYLEGCTAPMRDENQLHAAVVELIALEGAEIKYSTVQNWYPGDKEGRGGIYNFVTKRGICLGRRSKISWTQVETGSAITWKYPSVILRGDESVGEFYSVALTNHYQQADTGTKMIHLGRNTRSTILSKAISAGHGQNSYRGLVKVMRGAENARNYTQCDSLLIGDRCGAHTFPYMEVRNSTAIVEHEATTSKISEDQLFYCQSRGIALEDAVSMIVSGFCREVFQVLPMEFAVEAHKLMGVSLEGAIG is encoded by the coding sequence ATGCCCACGAGCACAGCGAAAATCGAAGAACTGGTTAGCCGCGAGTACCAGCACGGGTTTTACACCCCGATCGAAGAAGAGACTGTTCCCCCTGGTCTAAACGAAGATATCATCCGACTGATTTCGTCCAAGAAGAACGAGCCGAGCTGGCTCACCGAGTGGCGCCTCAAAGCCTACCGGCACTGGCTGACGATGAAGGAGCCAACTTGGCAAAACGTGCGCTACGAGCCCATCGACTACAACGCCATTCACTATTACTCGGCGCCGAAGATGCAAAAGCGTCCGAAAAGCCTGGACGAGGTCGATCCTGAGCTTCTGAGGACTTACGAGAAACTGGGCATCCCGCTCCGCGAGCAGGAAATGCTGGCGGGCGTGGCGGTCGATGCGGTGTTTGATTCGGTCTCCGTGGCCACCACGTTCAAAGAGAAGCTTGCCGAACATGGCGTGATCTTTTGTTCCTTCTCCGAAGCGGTGCAAAACCACCCTGACCTCGTGCGCCGCTATTTGGGATCGGTTGTGCCCTACAATGACAACTTCTTTGCAGCGCTGAATTCGGCGGTCTTTAGCGACGGTTCCTTTTGCTATGTGCCCAAGGGCGTGCGCTGCCCGATGGAGCTTTCGACTTACTTCCGTATCAACGCAGCGAAAACCGGGCAGTTTGAACGCACCCTGATTATCGCCGACGAGGGCGCATATGTGTCGTACCTCGAGGGCTGTACCGCCCCGATGCGGGACGAAAACCAATTGCACGCCGCGGTGGTCGAGCTCATTGCCTTGGAAGGGGCCGAGATCAAATACTCGACCGTCCAAAACTGGTATCCGGGCGACAAGGAAGGCCGCGGGGGAATCTACAACTTCGTTACCAAGCGCGGGATTTGCTTAGGCCGGCGCTCGAAGATCTCCTGGACGCAAGTGGAAACCGGGTCGGCAATCACCTGGAAGTATCCCAGCGTGATTTTGCGGGGCGACGAATCCGTGGGCGAATTTTACTCCGTGGCCCTTACCAACCATTACCAGCAGGCAGACACGGGAACCAAAATGATTCATTTAGGTCGAAACACCCGCTCGACGATCTTGTCCAAAGCGATTTCCGCCGGACACGGGCAAAATAGTTATCGTGGTTTAGTCAAAGTGATGCGCGGCGCTGAGAACGCGCGCAATTATACGCAGTGCGACTCGCTGTTAATCGGCGACCGTTGCGGAGCCCACACCTTCCCCTACATGGAGGTGCGCAATTCCACGGCAATCGTGGAGCACGAAGCAACGACATCGAAAATTAGCGAGGACCAACTCTTTTACTGCCAAAGCCGGGGCATTGCTCTGGAAGATGCCGTGTCGATGATTGTCAGCGGATTCTGCCGCGAGGTTTTCCAAGTGCTGCCAATGGAGTTTGCGGTGGAAGCGCACAAGCTGATGGGCGTGAGTTTGGAAGGAGCAATTGGGTAA